The stretch of DNA CACGCGCCGCCCCAGCAGCTCCGGCTTGTCGGTGCCGTGGATGGCGATCTCGTCGCCCAAAAACACCGCGGCCGAGCCCAGCCCGCCCTCCTCCTTCCGCGCCGGCGACTCGGCCGGGGGGACGGGGAGCTTGTTCTCGTGGTACCACCAGTCGGGCCGGAACCACGCCGGGTTCAGCTGCTTGAACTGCACGTAGCGCGTGCCCGTGGGCGTGCTGAACTGCCAGGCGCGGCCGGGGGTGGAGAGGCGGAAGCCGGTCCCCGTGCCCACCGGGGCCCTCCACAGCACGCGGTCGCCGTCCATGTAGCGCAGCTCGTTCCGCTCCACGTCCACCACCACGTAGCGGTGGTCGGGGCGCACGGGCGGGCGCAGCGGGTCGATGGCCACCGGCGCGGGCGCCGGCTGCGGCGCCGGCGCGGCGGGCGTGTGCCCGGCGCACGCGGCCAGCGCCAGCGCGAGCAGGGCGGGCGCGATCGCGCGGGCGCCGGTGCGAAGCATCATGCGGGTCATGCGGATGGATCCAGGGAAACCTCGGTGACGCAACCGGATGCGGGGTTGCAACCTGCGCGCCATCCCCCGCATACCCTCCACCGCTCGCGCGGGTTCGCAGTCTCCCAGGGTTTCTCACGGAGGAAGTAGAAAGTCCGTGCTTCCCTCCCCCGTGTCCCCTGCGAGAGGCCCAAACGAAGCTCGGTCCCGCGCCGGAGCAGCGGGACCGAGCCGGTCACGTCCACCGACCGTCCGTCAGGATCGCGCGACGGCGCGGACGGGAACGGTGATGGTGGGCGACGGGATGGTGGCCAGCGACGCGGGCGACGGCAGCACCGGGAAGGTGCTGAGGAACCACGCGTACGAGGCGAAGAACAGCCCCGCGAAGCCCAGCGAGATCCCGATCTCCGTGAGGCCGAAGGGCGCATGGCTGCCCCCCCACACGCTGGGGATGGTGATCAGGTAGCGCTCCAGCCAGTGCCCGATGACCACCACCGCCGACACGCCGGCCAGCACCCCCGGTACCTTCTTGGGCGCGCGCGGCAGCAGCGCCAGGAAGGGGAACACGAACACGCACGCCACCATGATCTCAGTGATCAGCGCGAACTGCGGGTGGAAGCGCTGCACGAAGAACTCCTGCTCGTGCGGCAGCTGCCCGTACCAGATCACCACGTACTGCGACCAGTTCACGTACATCCAGAACACGGCGAAGGCGAAGATCAGCTTCCCCAGGTCGTGGAACTGCGCGCCGGTGATGTACTCCTCCAGCTTCAGGTGGCGGCGCAGCACCACCATCATGACGGCCGTCATCGCCAGCCCGGAGTGGAAGGTGCTGACCAGGAAGGTGACCGGGAACATGGTGCTGAACCAGTGCGGCAGCATGGTCATGGCCTGGTCGATCGCGATCATCCCCCAGATCAGCGCGTTCAGGATGGCCGTGACCGCGCCGATGCGCAGCGACAGCTTGCGCGAGCGCAGCGCCTCCTCGGCCACGCCCCGCCACTCGCCGCCGGTGATGGTGCGATAGATCCCCGGCCCCTTCACCCCGTGCAGGTCCGGGCGCAGCATGTGGTAGGCGAACCACGCCATCATCCCGTACAGCACCAGCAGCCCGATCAGGTCGCGCAGCAGCATTCCCGTGGGCGAGAGCCACACGGCCTTGGCGGCCAGGATGGGGTCGGCCTGCACCTTCCCCTCGCCCCACCAGTGCTCGAACCACACCGGGCGGCCGGGAAGCTTCAGCAGGAAGAGGACGAAGCTCACCGGGAAGAAGCCGATCCCCGCCAGCGCGATGCGCCTGAGCGGCCAGCTCCAGCGCGAGTTGGTCAGCTGCTGCGAGATGGCGAACAGCACCATCCCCACCGCCACCGACGACCAGAACAGCCAGTTGTAGTGCACCGCCAGCCACATCCGCTCGTGCTCGCCCAGCACCGCCGCGGCGACGCCGACCAGCACCAGCAGGGCCATGCCGCCCCACGCCGCCCCCGATACGGAGAGCCGCCGGAAGGGGACGCGGGCGGGAAAGTCTCCGGAATGCGCCATTTCGCTTCTCTCTCGAAAATCAGGGCCGCGCCGGCGCGGGCGCCGGCGAGGGAGCGGGTGCCTGCGTGGCCGCCGCGGGCGTGGTGCCCGGCGCTGGGGTGGCCGGGGCCGTGGCGGGCGTGGGGCCCGCGGGGCCGGCGGTGCCCGGGTTCGGCGCGCCCGTCACCGCCGCCGGGCCGGCCGGGGCCGGGCCGCCGCGCTGCGGCGCCGCGCCCGCGCGCTGCTGCAGCGTGCGCACGTACTCCACCACCGCCCAGCGGTCGGTCTCGGTCAGGCGCGGTCCGTACGGGGGCATCAGCCCGCGCCCGGCGGTGATCACGGCGTAGATGTAGCCGTCGCTCCTGCCCGCGGTGATGGCGCCGTTGATGGCCGGGGCACCGGGGAAGCGCGAGTACGTCTTCCCGTCCGCCCCCTTCGCCAGCTGCACGATGGGTCCGTTCCCCGCGCCCTCGGGGCCGTGGCAGACGTAGCAGTTGTTCTGGAACTTCGTCTGCCCCACCCGCAGCACGGCCTCGGTGGCGCCGCCCGAGTACGGGTTGCGGAAGGTGGCCGCCGCGCTGTCCAGCTTGTCGCTGCCGAAGTGCGCGGGAACGTCGCCCATGGGGCTGTTCGAGGCCACCGCGCCGGGCGCGGGAAGCCGGGGCATGGCGTACGGATCGGGGATCACGCTGCGGCGCATGTTGGCCAGCTGCGGGATCTTACCGCCCGCCACGTCGATGTCGTAGCCGGCCCAGTCGGTGCACGCCCCCATTCCCAGCGAGGCGGCCAGGGACGCGAGGGCCAGCAGCTTAGCGGTGGTCAACCAGCACCTCCTCCGACCCCGCATCGGTCATGATCTTCTGCACGTCGTCGTAGCGGTCGCGCGGGGCGTGCGCGAACACGCCGAAGTTTCCGCCGGTGAACGAGGGGTGGTACATGGGCGCCTCGGGCGGCCCGATGTGCGGGAGCCGCCCCAGCAGGAACAGCCCCGCCACGGTGCTCAGCGCGCCGAGGAGGATGGTCAGCTCGAACATGATCACGCTGAAGGCCGGGAGCGCCACGATCTCCTTGCCGCCCACGATCAGCGGCCAGTCGATCGAGGTCCAGGTGGCCAGCGCGGTGCCCGCCGCGGTGCCGGTGAAGGCGCCGGTCAGCGTGAA from Longimicrobium sp. encodes:
- a CDS encoding DUF3341 domain-containing protein, with protein sequence MSKLRTGVLGVFAHLDTATDAIRRLKREGFTVTTYAPTPRHELEEAMETPESPVRIFTLTGAFTGTAAGTALATWTSIDWPLIVGGKEIVALPAFSVIMFELTILLGALSTVAGLFLLGRLPHIGPPEAPMYHPSFTGGNFGVFAHAPRDRYDDVQKIMTDAGSEEVLVDHR
- a CDS encoding cytochrome c, with product MTTAKLLALASLAASLGMGACTDWAGYDIDVAGGKIPQLANMRRSVIPDPYAMPRLPAPGAVASNSPMGDVPAHFGSDKLDSAAATFRNPYSGGATEAVLRVGQTKFQNNCYVCHGPEGAGNGPIVQLAKGADGKTYSRFPGAPAINGAITAGRSDGYIYAVITAGRGLMPPYGPRLTETDRWAVVEYVRTLQQRAGAAPQRGGPAPAGPAAVTGAPNPGTAGPAGPTPATAPATPAPGTTPAAATQAPAPSPAPAPARP